The Corylus avellana chromosome ca8, CavTom2PMs-1.0 genome has a segment encoding these proteins:
- the LOC132190949 gene encoding uncharacterized protein LOC132190949 — translation MAPYKALYGRKCRSPLYWDELGERRILGPDIVQDTIDKVALIRQRLSAAQDRQKSYADIRRRSLEFAEGDKVFLRVAPMKGVTRFGKKGKLNPRFIEPFEILEKVGPVPYRIALPPGLANIHNVFRVSMLRKYIPDPSHVIRYEPLQLQGDLAYEEVPVKLLDRKVQELRTKSIPLVKVLWRNHEIEEVSWEFKDEIRKKYTFLFAKNY, via the coding sequence ATGGCTCCATATAAAGCATTGTATGGACGGAAATGTCGATCTCCACTTTATTGGGACGAGCTTGGTGAACGGAGGATTTTAGGACCAGATATTGTGCAAGATACCATAGATAAAGTTGCTTTAATTCGACAAAGATTGTCAGCAGCTCAGGACCGACAGAAAAGCTATGCAGATATACGTCGAAGAAGCTTGGAATTTGCAGAAGGTGACAAAGTGTTTCTTAGAGTGGCACCAATGAAGGGAGTCACTAGATTTGGCAAGAAAGGGAAGTTGAACCCTCGCTTCATCGAACCGTTTGAAATTCTGGAGAAAGTAGGTCCTGTGCCCTATCGTATAGCCTTACCTCCAGGACTTGCAAATATACATAATGTCTTTCGTGTCTCTATGCTGAGAAAATACATTCCTGACCCTTCCCACGTAATTCGATATGAACCTTTGCAGTTACAAGGAGATTTGGCATATGAAGAGGTTCCGGTAAAATTATTAGATCGCAAGGTCCAAGAGCTACGTACGAAAAGCATTCCGCTAGTGAAAGTTTTGTGGAGGAATCATGAAATCGAAGAAGTGTCGTGGGAATTTAAAGATGAGATACGCAAGAAATACACTTTTCTGTTTGCTAAGAACTATTAG
- the LOC132190692 gene encoding pentatricopeptide repeat-containing protein At1g11290, chloroplastic-like — protein MIREAIGSLLHRCSKIKAFRHGLPLHAAALKTGFESDIIIANHTLNMYAKCGSITSARRVFDEMSERNLVSWSAMISGCDQVGEHTIALDLFSKMRLVPNEYIFASVISACASLVALLEGQQIHAQSLKSGYAYASYVSNSLISMYMKCGRCSDALSVYNSTSEPNSVSYNALIAGFVENQLLEKGFEVFKLMLQQGFVPDRFSFVEALEICTDSDDLLTGTVLHAQTIKLELDSMPFIGNVIILMYSRFNLINEAEKVFRLIKEKDVISWNSFIAACSHCVDHAKGLSVFKEMANGYGVRPDDFTFASVLAACAGLASIRHGKQIHANLIRTMLYQDVGVGNALVNMYAKCGSVEYAYNVFNKMLCHNTFSWNTMIAGFANHGLGGRAIDLFEEMKAMGLKPDSVTFVGLLMACNHAGLVDKGKVLFNLMEETYGITPNIQHFSCLIDMLGRAGRLTEAEEYIKKFLFGHDPVVLGSLLSACRLHGDVVIGERLARQLLKIQPMTSSPYVLLANLYASDEMWGDVAEARYMLKGSQLRKAPGHSLIEVKGNFEKFTIGDFSHSRIDGIKDILRTLNWAVREVSLVI, from the coding sequence ATGATAAGAGAAGCCATTGGTTCACTGTTGCACCGCTGCTCAAAAATCAAGGCGTTCCGACACGGTCTTCCCCTTCATGCTGCCGCCCTGAAAACAGGCTTCGAATCAGATATCATCATCGCCAATCACACCCTCAACATGTATGCCAAGTGTGGCAGCATTACTTCAGCCCGCcgtgtgtttgatgaaatgtctGAAAGAAACCTTGTCTCCTGGTCTGCTATGATTTCCGGCTGTGACCAGGTCGGAGAGCATACAATAGCACTGGACCTATTTTCTAAAATGCGGCTTGTGCCCAACGAATACATTTTCGCCAGTGTTATCAGTGCATGTGCCAGCCTCGTTGCACTGTTAGAGGGGCAGCAAATTCATGCTCAATCACTGAAGTCTGGCTATGCATATGCCTCATATGTTTCTAACTCGCTTATCTCCATGTATATGAAATGTGGTCGATGTAGTGATGCCTTGTCAGTCTATAATAGTACATCAGAACCAAATTCTGTCTCATATAATGCTCTCATTGCTGGGTTTGTAGAAAATCAGCTGCTTGAAAAAGGGTTTGAAGTGTTCAAACTTATGCTCCAACAGGGTTTTGTGCCAGATCGTTTTTCTTTCGTGGAAGCCTTGGAGATTTGCACTGATTCGGATGATCTGCTAACAGGAACAGTATTGCATGCACAAACAATCAAGCTTGAACTTGACTCTATGCCTTTTATTGGCAatgtaataatattaatgtACTCGAGATTCAATTTGATAAATGAAGCGGAGAAAGTCTTCAgattaattaaagagaaagatGTCATTTCATGGAACTCCTTTATAGCTGCCTGTTCTCATTGTGTTGATCACGCAAAAGGGTTAAGTGTTTTCAAAGAAATGGCAAATGGTTATGGTGTAAGGCCTGATGACTTCACTTTTGCCAGTGTACTTGCTGCTTGTGCTGGTCTTGCTTCAATTCGTCATGGCAAGCAGATTCATGCTAATCTAATCAGAACAATGTTATATCAAGATGTGGGAGTTGGTAATGCTCTAGTGAACATGTACGCGAAATGTGGTTCGGTCGAATATGCATATAATGTATTTAACAAAATGCTCTGTCACAATACCTTTTCATGGAACACAATGATTGCTGGATTTGCGAATCATGGGCTTGGAGGACGAGCAATAGACCTTTTTGAGGAGATGAAGGCAATGGGGTTAAAGCCAGATTCTGTTACGTTCGTTGGACTTTTAATGGCTTGCAATCATGCAGGCCTTGTGGACAAGGGAAaagttctttttaatttaatggaaGAAACTTATGGGATTACTCCTAATATACAACATTTCTCATGTCTTATTGATATGTTGGGACGGGCTGGGAGATTAACTGAGGCAGAAGAGTACATCAAGAAATTTCTTTTTGGGCATGATCCAGTTGTCTTAGGGAGTTTGCTTTCAGCATGTCGCCTGCACGGGGATGTTGTAATTGGGGAGCGGTTGGCTCGGCAGCTTCTAAAGATTCAGCCCATGACTAGTTCACCATATGTTCTACTGGCAAACTTGTATGCGTCGGATGAGATGTGGGGTGATGTTGCAGAGGCAAGGTATATGTTGAAGGGTAGTCAGTTGAGGAAGGCACCTGGCCATAGTCTGATTGAAGTGAAgggaaattttgaaaaatttacgATAGGGGATTTTTCTCATTCAAGGATAGATGGGATAAAGGACATTCTGAGAACTTTAAATTGGGCAGTGCGTGAAGTTTCTTTAGTCATTTAA